Proteins from a genomic interval of Paenibacillus lentus:
- a CDS encoding DUF86 domain-containing protein — MYYVNREQIERRLHMLPEIVQVLKSSDTLQIQDSNLLERYALERALHLALEIVTDVGSYLIDGFIMRDASSYEDIIDIMLDEKVVGSELHASLIELVRLRKPLVQEYYDVDRVVASELLNRLKKEEALPAFAEHVRAYLDQEGIEN, encoded by the coding sequence TTGTATTACGTCAACCGGGAACAAATTGAGCGCAGATTACATATGCTGCCGGAAATCGTCCAAGTCTTGAAGTCATCAGACACCTTGCAGATTCAAGATTCAAATCTTCTTGAACGTTATGCCCTAGAGAGAGCGCTTCATTTGGCGTTGGAAATCGTTACTGACGTGGGCAGTTATTTAATTGACGGTTTTATTATGAGAGATGCCAGCAGCTACGAAGACATTATTGATATTATGCTGGATGAGAAAGTAGTCGGCTCGGAGCTGCATGCTAGCTTAATTGAACTCGTTCGTTTGCGTAAGCCGCTAGTACAGGAATACTATGACGTGGATCGCGTTGTAGCCTCTGAACTATTGAATCGCCTTAAGAAAGAAGAAGCGCTTCCTGCCTTTGCGGAGCATGTCCGTGCTTATTTGGATCAAGAAGGCATTGAAAATTAA
- a CDS encoding Dabb family protein has translation MIKHIVLFKLKDSSPESIERTAGVLRNMEGKIEQLRSIEVGVDVVKSPRSYDIALVTTFDSLVDLQGYQVHPVHQKVIEHMAEARESQVAVDFEF, from the coding sequence ATGATTAAGCATATTGTATTGTTTAAACTGAAGGATTCTTCCCCAGAGAGCATCGAGAGAACGGCTGGCGTTCTCCGTAATATGGAAGGAAAGATCGAGCAGCTTCGCAGTATTGAGGTGGGAGTGGACGTTGTAAAATCACCGCGTTCGTATGATATTGCGCTTGTAACTACATTTGACTCCCTGGTGGATTTACAAGGTTATCAGGTGCATCCCGTTCACCAGAAGGTAATTGAGCATATGGCGGAAGCTAGAGAGAGCCAGGTAGCGGTTGATTTTGAATTCTAA
- a CDS encoding patatin-like phospholipase family protein, producing MPSLILEGGTLRPIFSAGVMDALLDEQIMFPYCIGVSAGISNGFSYISKQKRRNLDIVEQYRNDPRYIGYRNFIRHRSLFGLDFIFGEIPRQLIPFDMETFQSYSGKLLVGVTNAETGQPEYIDGLQIDETMTMLRATCAIPMFFPAIEMNGSKYYDGGLIDPIPIRKAVADGNDKHLIILTQPKGYVKTYSKQNGMVAKMLRRKYPLLEEILLTRHERYNETVAYCEQLERAGQAIIIRPKIPLNSFEKDVNKLRATCQHGYDLAMEQMQDIHKLFH from the coding sequence TTGCCAAGTTTAATATTAGAAGGGGGAACCCTCCGTCCCATTTTTAGCGCGGGCGTGATGGATGCGCTGCTGGACGAGCAAATTATGTTCCCCTACTGCATTGGAGTGTCTGCAGGAATCAGCAATGGATTTTCCTATATATCCAAGCAAAAGCGGAGAAACCTGGATATTGTAGAGCAATACCGCAACGATCCCCGTTACATCGGGTATCGGAATTTCATTCGTCATCGCAGCCTGTTCGGCCTGGATTTTATTTTTGGTGAAATCCCTAGACAGCTTATCCCATTTGATATGGAGACATTTCAGAGCTATTCGGGCAAGCTGCTTGTTGGGGTAACCAATGCGGAGACAGGCCAGCCGGAATACATTGACGGCCTGCAAATCGACGAAACAATGACGATGCTCCGGGCGACCTGCGCCATCCCTATGTTCTTTCCAGCCATTGAGATGAATGGCTCCAAATATTATGACGGCGGATTAATCGATCCCATCCCGATCCGCAAAGCGGTGGCGGATGGCAATGATAAGCATTTAATTATTCTCACTCAACCGAAAGGCTATGTAAAAACATACAGCAAACAGAATGGTATGGTCGCTAAAATGCTAAGACGCAAGTATCCGCTGCTGGAGGAGATTTTGCTGACGAGACATGAGAGATATAATGAAACGGTTGCTTATTGCGAACAATTAGAAAGAGCGGGCCAGGCGATCATTATTCGTCCGAAAATACCCCTGAATAGCTTCGAGAAAGATGTCAACAAGCTCCGCGCTACATGCCAGCACGGGTATGATCTGGCGATGGAGCAAATGCAAGACATCCATAAGCTATTCCATTAA
- a CDS encoding DUF1266 domain-containing protein: MIGIVKRRIYYSAMTDALFVDDPLNDPSIRSLNLLGVTSRDALDHWIYRRHRVKDAYTCNKKLKWLLYEGHRLEYNSLKNCLSAMPATERSKYIASLPDSSEHKSKLMRVDKIMPFLGSGGIAAYDYALYLALAQTGVRLGYITIREARVFSHEIARIAQRQYVSWDEYNVGCIAGMYYSAPPEGGEVMPYSTYNQYMITRLLARRFSAKKLIGWQTRL; this comes from the coding sequence ATGATCGGAATCGTGAAAAGAAGAATCTATTATAGTGCGATGACAGACGCTCTTTTTGTGGACGATCCTCTAAATGATCCAAGCATCAGGAGCTTGAATTTACTCGGAGTGACTTCCAGAGATGCGCTTGATCACTGGATATATCGTCGCCACCGAGTAAAAGATGCTTATACTTGCAATAAGAAGCTGAAGTGGTTGTTATATGAGGGACATCGCTTGGAATACAACAGCTTGAAAAATTGCCTGTCCGCCATGCCGGCGACGGAGCGCAGTAAATACATTGCAAGCTTGCCTGACTCGAGTGAGCATAAGAGTAAGCTAATGCGTGTGGACAAGATCATGCCATTCTTGGGCTCAGGGGGAATAGCTGCCTACGACTATGCGCTCTATCTGGCACTCGCTCAAACCGGTGTCAGATTAGGTTATATAACGATCAGGGAAGCCAGAGTCTTCTCCCATGAAATCGCCCGGATTGCCCAGCGCCAGTATGTCAGCTGGGATGAATATAATGTTGGCTGCATCGCCGGAATGTATTATTCTGCTCCCCCTGAGGGCGGGGAGGTTATGCCTTACAGCACTTATAACCAATATATGATTACTCGGCTGTTAGCTCGGAGGTTCAGTGCTAAGAAGCTTATAGGCTGGCAGACCCGACTATAG
- a CDS encoding tetratricopeptide repeat protein: protein MSYMSIWHWLGIEPTNDIKQIKRAYAKQLQVYHPEDDPAGYQELREAYDRALKIAKQQNEMVKHSNEPNYIEQEQQDQFDPQNQQNQNWLYVEPMESGPTEELGQMVIIPSRLPNGLDMASFDFGFDEWGEGSQSIDEFIEQAIALYDHFPSRISSDNWVELLNSKVTWDIYNKAEISERLLVVLEGRPYLPQEIWKLLEGFFGWKFDLGERWNGYEHEGADSFAEYYVKQLEEPGLRYEFLLHAGDIDVEQFLRFRYKGYQALMANKLNEAGRLLEQGYAIFADDPDLLRLLAEYYVRVGKDAEALDACAKLIQVVPEELDGYFQRARMKYQQGKYAQAAEDLQSLLIHTPHLVEAKLMLYHCWLKLGQGDRAKDGFMEVVEQAEPGSLEAIQALHGLAIVHPKYVKELHNRERQAARQQLVKNRRFFWRVICVFMALVMSIGWFGYAVVDGVKSGGTIVITSLSQLEEVGAGSYVTLTLTDIKDLNLGRYELEAVTRNPKIVIQNRTFADNNWREYGFAMSYFYVGGIKQHNVIFISKRWLGDAAKDSGYSATISGYIHELASTDVEHAAFQALQWLPLDNEKPLSYFSKYIEEGPQHEQSLITDLHLFSFGTMLFFLIWFIRLLKEKRRRLLKTLKERTSA from the coding sequence ATGTCTTATATGAGCATTTGGCATTGGCTCGGCATCGAGCCTACAAATGATATCAAACAAATTAAACGTGCATATGCCAAACAGCTTCAGGTATACCATCCCGAAGATGATCCGGCAGGTTATCAAGAGCTTCGCGAGGCGTATGATCGAGCATTGAAGATCGCCAAGCAGCAAAATGAAATGGTAAAGCATTCAAACGAGCCCAATTACATAGAACAAGAGCAACAAGATCAGTTCGACCCACAGAATCAACAAAATCAAAATTGGCTATACGTAGAACCAATGGAAAGCGGACCTACAGAGGAGCTTGGGCAAATGGTAATTATTCCATCTAGATTGCCAAATGGGCTAGACATGGCTTCTTTTGATTTCGGCTTCGATGAATGGGGAGAAGGTAGTCAGAGTATTGATGAGTTCATTGAGCAGGCAATCGCTTTATATGATCATTTTCCTTCAAGAATTTCAAGTGATAACTGGGTAGAACTGTTGAATTCGAAGGTAACCTGGGATATTTACAACAAAGCTGAGATCAGTGAACGATTGCTTGTGGTGCTGGAAGGCCGCCCTTATCTCCCACAGGAGATTTGGAAGCTGCTTGAGGGCTTTTTTGGTTGGAAATTTGATTTGGGCGAGCGATGGAATGGGTATGAACACGAGGGAGCCGATTCTTTTGCGGAATATTATGTGAAACAGTTGGAAGAACCTGGCCTGCGTTATGAATTTCTACTGCATGCCGGCGATATAGATGTTGAACAGTTTCTTAGATTTCGATATAAAGGCTATCAAGCATTGATGGCCAATAAATTGAATGAAGCGGGCCGGCTCCTTGAACAAGGCTATGCGATTTTTGCCGATGATCCCGACTTACTGCGATTGCTGGCAGAATATTATGTGCGAGTGGGAAAGGATGCGGAAGCATTGGATGCATGTGCCAAGCTTATCCAAGTGGTTCCCGAGGAATTAGACGGTTATTTCCAGCGCGCCCGTATGAAGTATCAGCAAGGAAAGTATGCACAGGCAGCTGAGGATCTTCAGTCGCTACTAATCCATACTCCTCACCTGGTCGAAGCGAAGCTGATGCTCTATCATTGCTGGCTGAAGCTAGGACAAGGCGATCGAGCGAAAGATGGGTTTATGGAAGTAGTCGAGCAGGCAGAACCGGGCTCATTGGAGGCGATCCAGGCGCTTCATGGTTTGGCAATTGTGCATCCTAAATATGTAAAGGAGCTGCATAATCGAGAAAGGCAAGCCGCTAGACAACAGCTTGTTAAAAATCGAAGGTTCTTTTGGCGGGTAATATGCGTATTTATGGCATTGGTCATGAGCATAGGATGGTTCGGCTATGCCGTAGTGGATGGTGTAAAGAGCGGGGGGACTATCGTTATAACGAGTCTGAGTCAACTGGAGGAAGTTGGGGCGGGAAGCTATGTAACCTTAACTTTGACGGATATTAAGGATCTTAATTTGGGACGGTATGAGCTTGAAGCGGTCACACGAAATCCTAAGATAGTTATTCAGAACAGAACGTTTGCTGACAATAACTGGAGGGAATACGGCTTCGCCATGAGTTATTTTTATGTAGGCGGTATTAAGCAGCACAATGTCATTTTTATATCTAAAAGATGGCTCGGAGATGCCGCGAAAGACAGCGGGTATTCCGCGACTATCTCCGGGTATATCCATGAATTAGCTTCTACGGACGTTGAACACGCTGCATTCCAGGCTTTACAGTGGCTGCCTCTGGACAATGAGAAGCCTCTAAGTTATTTTTCAAAATATATTGAAGAGGGACCACAGCATGAGCAATCTCTTATCACAGATTTGCATTTATTTTCTTTTGGAACCATGCTGTTCTTCCTCATCTGGTTTATACGTTTGCTGAAAGAGAAGAGAAGAAGGTTACTAAAAACGCTTAAAGAAAGGACAAGCGCATGA
- a CDS encoding winged helix-turn-helix transcriptional regulator, giving the protein MQICPYLEYSFSILGRKWNGLILHYLSLCENGTAHFSDIKRDLTDITSRTLSLKLSELIDYGLIEKKVTSNPTVTISYVLTEKGLSLTAALMPIQKWAQQYENLSRKEE; this is encoded by the coding sequence ATTCAAATTTGCCCATACTTAGAGTACTCCTTCAGCATTCTGGGGAGGAAATGGAATGGATTAATCCTTCATTACCTCTCTCTTTGCGAGAATGGTACAGCTCATTTCTCAGACATAAAGCGGGATCTGACTGACATTACCTCAAGAACATTATCCTTGAAGTTGTCCGAGCTTATCGATTATGGATTAATTGAGAAAAAGGTAACTTCTAACCCTACTGTCACCATTTCGTATGTTTTAACGGAAAAGGGGCTTTCCTTAACAGCAGCGCTCATGCCTATTCAAAAATGGGCTCAGCAATATGAGAATCTATCCAGAAAAGAGGAATAA
- a CDS encoding DsbA family oxidoreductase, protein MTNKNMMCDLKTGVCGEVNDDGIELIDLNEPEKKVRLYYVTDPICSHCWALEPELRRFEIQYGQYFQFHTVMGGLLESWNGFADVKNGINSPADVAGHWREVGEHSRMPIDGSLWLDNPVQSSYIPSRVYKVIQQQDEQQASTFLRRAREAVFAFNKNIGKDDVLIDIVNQMGLDGPRIVEQAGMPAAQNLLEEDFELSRSLGVRGFPTIIMVNSDNKGVKIVGARSLDDYVKALKQLLEVNNLQSRDLPDIADLLKREQRLFSKEIEVMYDLTPQEVNGFLEKSIPASEYTLSKVMGETCVESI, encoded by the coding sequence ATGACCAACAAAAATATGATGTGTGATTTAAAAACAGGCGTATGCGGAGAAGTGAATGATGACGGAATTGAGCTTATCGATTTGAATGAGCCTGAAAAAAAGGTTCGTCTCTACTATGTAACCGATCCGATTTGCTCCCATTGCTGGGCGCTTGAACCGGAATTACGTCGATTTGAAATTCAATACGGACAATATTTCCAATTCCACACGGTTATGGGGGGGTTACTGGAGAGCTGGAATGGCTTTGCCGATGTAAAGAACGGCATTAACAGCCCAGCGGATGTGGCCGGCCACTGGCGTGAAGTAGGGGAGCATTCCCGCATGCCAATCGACGGTTCGCTATGGCTCGATAACCCGGTACAGTCCTCTTATATTCCTTCTCGGGTATATAAAGTCATTCAACAGCAGGATGAGCAGCAGGCAAGCACTTTTTTGCGCAGGGCAAGAGAAGCGGTATTTGCCTTTAACAAGAACATCGGAAAGGACGATGTATTGATCGACATCGTTAATCAAATGGGTTTGGATGGCCCAAGGATCGTAGAGCAAGCGGGAATGCCCGCGGCACAGAATTTATTAGAGGAAGATTTCGAGCTGTCACGTTCGCTCGGGGTGCGGGGATTCCCAACAATTATCATGGTCAATTCAGACAATAAAGGCGTGAAAATTGTCGGCGCCAGATCTTTAGATGATTATGTGAAGGCACTGAAACAACTGTTAGAGGTGAATAATCTGCAATCTCGCGACCTTCCTGATATTGCAGACCTTCTGAAAAGAGAGCAGCGCTTGTTCTCTAAAGAAATAGAAGTCATGTATGATCTGACTCCGCAAGAGGTTAACGGCTTTCTGGAAAAATCAATTCCTGCAAGCGAGTATACACTTTCAAAGGTGATGGGAGAAACATGTGTGGAGTCTATTTAA
- a CDS encoding Nif3-like dinuclear metal center hexameric protein, producing the protein MMISIQQVLDYLIAPIGLLENTVDRLETGKPDTEVTGIGVTFMPTYHVIQQAIELGINLLITHEGIYYSHQCSPELLQNDPVYLQKRRLIEESGIAIFRLHDYIHKYKPDMITSGLIQAMNWEGYIERVHPNSTIVDLPEMTVAEIANDMKLKLRIPYVRIVGDRLLSCKRAGILVGYRGGGTNVIPLFTAENLDVVIVGEGPEWEAPEYVRDAAQQGRQTALIVMGHAESEAPGMRALAKQLQAVYHPLPVHFMEERPLFQIG; encoded by the coding sequence ATGATGATATCGATACAGCAAGTACTGGATTATTTGATAGCTCCAATCGGACTTTTGGAGAATACTGTGGATCGACTTGAAACGGGAAAACCAGATACCGAGGTTACCGGAATTGGCGTTACTTTTATGCCGACATATCATGTTATCCAGCAGGCTATCGAATTAGGTATCAATTTACTAATTACTCATGAAGGCATTTATTATAGTCATCAATGTTCTCCAGAATTGCTGCAGAACGATCCGGTCTATTTGCAGAAGCGAAGATTGATTGAAGAGTCGGGTATCGCGATTTTTCGGCTGCATGACTATATTCATAAATATAAACCGGACATGATCACATCTGGTCTGATTCAAGCAATGAATTGGGAAGGTTATATCGAGCGTGTTCACCCGAACTCTACTATCGTTGATTTGCCTGAGATGACTGTAGCCGAGATCGCGAATGATATGAAGCTGAAACTCCGGATTCCCTATGTACGCATTGTCGGCGACAGGTTGTTGAGCTGCAAGCGAGCAGGGATATTAGTCGGTTACCGGGGCGGAGGCACAAATGTAATTCCTTTATTCACGGCGGAGAATCTCGATGTGGTCATTGTCGGAGAAGGCCCGGAATGGGAAGCCCCGGAGTATGTTAGAGACGCTGCTCAGCAGGGAAGACAGACGGCGCTCATCGTAATGGGTCATGCAGAAAGCGAAGCGCCGGGAATGAGAGCTTTGGCGAAGCAGCTGCAGGCCGTATATCATCCGCTTCCCGTGCATTTTATGGAAGAGCGTCCTCTTTTTCAAATCGGATAA